One region of Leptospira terpstrae serovar Hualin str. LT 11-33 = ATCC 700639 genomic DNA includes:
- a CDS encoding phage exclusion protein Lit family protein encodes MNKINNYTDPNVQQGEQPVRVLFFIIESFSDPKKVGFQKFLSEYQINKIIQYRNEKCSLNSIKNYNHFFMLPYINQTKAIYIRETFLSYLWGLCYATTTTYSEIIKHVDNNKPVDNRIWDRAMEVARYSKSLITKYSDWPTDLPNPEIHSLEDKEYIDLTNKIYIWAVQFILYHEIGHAKENHMSKPSTITDEIEADNFAFTELISIINRIPNYSIRETVVFGIISGIFSLFILTPFNITYKETTHPYTFNRLDKFMKLIEADQKISEDHHYWSYALIAIELCNSASSNIINWDTFSLNDDTAKARYNKSINYLNEIQPK; translated from the coding sequence ATGAATAAAATAAATAATTATACAGATCCTAATGTTCAGCAGGGTGAACAACCTGTTAGAGTTCTATTTTTCATAATAGAATCATTTTCAGATCCGAAGAAAGTAGGATTCCAAAAATTTCTATCTGAATATCAGATAAATAAAATAATTCAATATCGAAACGAAAAGTGTTCTCTAAATTCAATTAAAAATTATAATCATTTTTTTATGCTTCCATATATAAATCAAACTAAGGCAATTTATATAAGAGAAACTTTTCTATCGTATCTCTGGGGACTTTGCTACGCAACAACAACAACTTATTCAGAAATTATAAAACATGTAGATAACAACAAACCAGTCGATAATCGAATATGGGACAGAGCAATGGAAGTCGCCAGGTATTCAAAAAGTTTGATAACAAAATACAGTGACTGGCCTACCGATTTACCAAATCCAGAAATTCACTCTCTAGAAGACAAAGAATATATAGATTTAACAAATAAAATATATATATGGGCAGTTCAGTTTATTCTCTATCATGAAATTGGTCATGCTAAAGAAAATCATATGTCAAAACCTTCTACTATTACCGACGAAATAGAAGCGGATAATTTTGCTTTCACGGAATTAATTTCGATAATAAATAGAATTCCAAACTATTCAATTAGAGAAACAGTCGTTTTTGGAATAATTTCAGGAATTTTTTCATTATTCATCTTAACTCCATTTAATATCACATACAAGGAAACTACTCATCCATATACTTTCAACAGATTGGATAAATTTATGAAATTAATTGAAGCGGATCAAAAAATATCAGAAGATCATCACTATTGGTCATATGCCTTAATAGCAATTGAATTATGTAACTCGGCATCCTCAAATATTATAAATTGGGATACTTTTTCCCTAAACGATGACACTGCAAAAGCTCGTTACAACAAATCAATCAATTATCTAAATGAGATACAACCTAAGTAA
- a CDS encoding DNA adenine methylase: MSRTPLRYPGGKQKITEFIDEIISFNDLNITEYVEPFAGGAGIAIALLLARKVKKIHLNDISLPIYAFWYSILNNTEEFCRKTSRTSLNIEEWKKQREILRNPNSYPLFDLGFATFYLNRCNRSGILSAGVIGGLTQSGVWKLDARFNRFDLIRRIESIALFKNSIKLKNMDAEKYITNYVPKLPKESLIYFDPPYYQKADSLYLNHYLHNDHSRIAKIIQSKVKHPWVVSYDFHKEIKEFYNKRKKILYSLQYHASKSYKGREIFIFSDKLSVPNKSKLEFINSSLNKSMV; the protein is encoded by the coding sequence ATGAGTAGAACTCCTTTAAGATATCCAGGTGGCAAACAAAAAATAACTGAATTTATAGATGAAATAATTTCATTCAATGATTTGAACATAACAGAATATGTTGAACCATTCGCAGGCGGAGCCGGTATCGCTATTGCGTTACTGCTCGCAAGAAAAGTAAAAAAAATTCATCTAAATGATATTTCATTACCAATATATGCCTTTTGGTATTCAATTTTGAACAATACAGAGGAATTCTGTAGAAAAACTTCCCGAACATCCCTAAATATAGAAGAATGGAAAAAACAAAGAGAAATCCTCAGGAATCCAAACAGCTATCCTCTTTTTGACCTCGGTTTTGCAACGTTTTACTTAAACCGTTGCAATCGTTCCGGAATTCTCTCCGCTGGAGTTATAGGTGGTTTAACTCAAAGCGGAGTGTGGAAATTGGATGCAAGATTCAATCGATTTGATTTAATTCGAAGAATCGAATCTATAGCACTATTTAAAAATTCAATAAAGCTAAAAAATATGGATGCAGAGAAATATATTACAAACTATGTTCCTAAGTTGCCAAAAGAATCATTAATATATTTTGACCCACCATACTACCAGAAGGCAGATTCGCTATATTTGAATCATTATTTACATAACGACCACTCGAGAATTGCAAAAATAATCCAATCTAAAGTAAAACATCCATGGGTAGTATCCTATGATTTTCATAAAGAAATAAAAGAATTTTATAACAAACGAAAGAAAATTCTTTATTCGTTACAGTATCATGCATCAAAATCATACAAAGGAAGAGAAATCTTTATTTTTTCCGATAAATTATCCGTTCCAAATAAATCCAAATTAGAATTTATCAATTCTTCACTTAATAAATCGATGGTTTAA
- a CDS encoding helix-turn-helix domain-containing protein encodes MPWKEFNTVDLRFQFVLDLYQNGVNFTQLCAQYGISTNCGYKWKERFLREGKEGLQDK; translated from the coding sequence ATGCCTTGGAAGGAGTTTAATACCGTGGATTTAAGATTTCAATTTGTTCTGGATTTGTACCAGAACGGCGTCAATTTTACTCAGCTATGTGCTCAGTATGGTATTTCCACTAATTGTGGATATAAATGGAAAGAAAGGTTTCTGAGGGAAGGGAAAGAAGGACTTCAGGACAAGTAG
- a CDS encoding integrase core domain-containing protein, which yields MHRDMARELQHEIVGNITLFQKLFDKWRIDFNRNRPHEALAMKTPEQVYVKSNKLFDPNADLLISYPYGFKQRHVNDRGYINYNGHLIMIGNPFNGFNVGIKKENDPVSIWFGSNKLGLIDQNLFLIISDPDSYKVHKPRKITKKCYTSLDA from the coding sequence ATGCATAGGGACATGGCTCGCGAATTACAACATGAGATCGTGGGTAACATCACCCTCTTCCAGAAACTCTTCGACAAGTGGAGAATCGATTTTAACAGAAACAGACCTCATGAAGCACTTGCAATGAAGACTCCTGAACAAGTCTATGTGAAGTCTAACAAACTATTCGATCCAAATGCTGATTTACTTATCTCTTATCCTTATGGGTTCAAGCAAAGGCATGTCAATGACAGAGGTTACATCAATTACAATGGACACCTCATCATGATCGGGAATCCATTTAACGGATTTAATGTGGGGATCAAAAAAGAAAACGACCCCGTTTCCATTTGGTTCGGTTCTAATAAACTAGGTCTTATCGATCAAAATTTATTCTTGATCATTTCCGATCCTGACTCATACAAAGTTCATAAACCAAGAAAGATAACTAAAAAGTGTTACACTTCTCTTGACGCATAA
- a CDS encoding deoxyguanosinetriphosphate triphosphohydrolase family protein: MINNFSKSDINYLTKTYNEVKKLTFRFNETKEDFSRDIRTINEFQRDYARCIYSSSFRRLQGKMQLLSVKVSKFYRNRLTHSIEVATIAREIGRTLHTIDPNLYSEDDLYVLELASLMHDSGNPPFGHYGEIILNSLLKNNGGFEGNAQVIRIINKLEKKHPLFPGLDLTLRSQLSLVKYYKRGYKYQKLRPKKYLYNDDFTQISTILKKLNIRPRTIDVQIMDLSDEIAYAAHDLEDALREKIITIDEILYEFKKWNDQKSYIELEKIVKETEEFAFKSKKYDSSEEYNFIFRKTLTSRIVNTLINDIGLINLSSKNKEKTGSGHTKELGFKKFEKLSEGLKKITFKCISNIDEVYIYEKKGEVIIKSLFELYSDSSKNKDLKLLPPEFRNLKSKERSIVDYISGMMDNFAFDQYQKYFNSTEKIKIF; this comes from the coding sequence ATGATCAACAATTTCAGTAAAAGTGATATTAACTATCTTACAAAAACGTACAACGAAGTAAAAAAGCTGACATTTCGTTTCAATGAAACTAAAGAAGACTTTTCTCGTGATATTAGAACTATTAACGAATTCCAAAGGGATTACGCTCGCTGCATTTATTCCTCGTCCTTCAGAAGATTACAAGGAAAAATGCAACTACTCAGTGTAAAAGTATCAAAGTTTTATAGAAATCGATTAACGCACAGTATAGAGGTTGCGACAATTGCAAGAGAAATAGGCAGAACTTTACATACTATAGATCCTAATCTTTATTCTGAAGATGATCTTTATGTTTTAGAACTAGCTTCATTGATGCATGACTCAGGGAATCCGCCCTTCGGACATTATGGAGAAATAATTTTGAATTCTTTGCTGAAAAACAATGGAGGATTTGAAGGTAACGCACAAGTAATAAGAATTATCAATAAACTTGAGAAAAAACATCCTCTATTTCCGGGACTAGATTTAACCCTGCGATCTCAATTATCATTAGTAAAATATTATAAACGAGGATATAAGTATCAAAAATTAAGACCAAAAAAATATCTTTACAATGATGATTTTACTCAGATCAGCACAATCTTGAAAAAACTTAATATTAGACCTAGAACAATCGATGTTCAAATTATGGATTTATCTGATGAAATCGCTTATGCTGCCCACGATTTAGAAGATGCTCTTCGGGAAAAAATAATTACCATCGATGAAATTTTATATGAATTTAAAAAATGGAATGATCAAAAATCATATATTGAATTAGAAAAAATAGTAAAAGAAACAGAAGAATTTGCTTTCAAATCCAAAAAATACGACTCGTCTGAAGAATATAATTTCATTTTTAGAAAAACTCTAACATCTCGAATCGTAAATACACTAATAAATGATATTGGTCTTATTAATCTAAGTTCGAAAAATAAGGAAAAAACAGGATCTGGACATACCAAAGAATTAGGTTTTAAAAAATTCGAAAAACTATCCGAAGGATTAAAAAAGATCACTTTTAAATGTATTTCGAATATTGATGAAGTCTATATTTACGAAAAAAAAGGCGAAGTTATAATAAAAAGTCTATTTGAGCTATATTCTGATTCTTCAAAGAATAAGGATTTAAAATTACTGCCGCCCGAATTTAGAAACCTAAAATCGAAGGAACGATCGATAGTTGATTACATCAGTGGTATGATGGATAATTTTGCTTTTGACCAATATCAAAAATACTTCAATAGTACGGAAAAAATTAAAATTTTTTGA
- a CDS encoding DUF2971 domain-containing protein, whose product MNYTEKIKQFQNEYVPSHDTYSQTFYHYTKLSTLNEILKKRELWFTDIEFQNDTAEFRHGLNLAKQVFVDVKASMNLSDFAKDIANSYEKEINNMGKNFRIFTFSLTRNQDSLANWSRYARSNQGVSIGFDISQIGLAEGKPTASFVPYQVIYDNSAQVKAFEKLFKLSLDHIQKNQGLTKEEIRIIGSLAIAMATYLCSFFKNEHFQDENELRFIKSIDVRESNEVQFRFQNETMIPYIICKLDNEKIRSANLIKELILAHGAKMNRAAIDIFGKKYGLDPNIIHDSKVSYRAEYGG is encoded by the coding sequence ATGAACTACACAGAAAAAATTAAACAATTTCAAAATGAATATGTTCCGAGTCATGATACGTATTCTCAGACTTTCTACCATTATACGAAGCTATCTACTCTTAATGAAATCCTAAAGAAACGAGAATTATGGTTCACCGATATAGAATTTCAGAATGATACAGCCGAGTTCAGACATGGCTTAAATTTAGCAAAACAGGTATTTGTAGATGTAAAGGCAAGTATGAACCTATCCGATTTTGCAAAAGATATTGCCAATTCGTATGAAAAAGAAATAAATAATATGGGCAAAAATTTTCGTATTTTTACATTTTCATTAACAAGAAACCAAGACAGCCTTGCAAATTGGTCGCGGTATGCACGATCCAATCAAGGTGTGTCAATTGGCTTTGACATTTCACAAATTGGCCTTGCGGAGGGAAAACCTACAGCTTCATTTGTTCCGTATCAGGTAATCTATGATAATAGTGCTCAAGTCAAAGCATTTGAAAAATTATTCAAACTCTCTTTGGATCATATTCAAAAGAATCAGGGTTTGACTAAAGAGGAAATTCGTATAATCGGTAGCCTTGCAATCGCAATGGCAACTTATTTATGCTCTTTTTTTAAAAATGAACATTTCCAAGATGAGAATGAACTGCGATTCATAAAATCGATCGATGTTAGAGAGTCAAATGAAGTTCAATTCCGATTCCAAAACGAGACAATGATTCCTTATATTATTTGCAAGCTTGATAATGAAAAAATAAGATCAGCGAATCTGATTAAAGAATTGATACTTGCGCACGGAGCGAAAATGAATAGAGCTGCGATAGATATATTTGGAAAAAAATATGGTCTTGATCCAAATATTATTCATGATTCAAAGGTTTCTTACAGAGCCGAGTACGGCGGCTAA
- a CDS encoding STAS domain-containing protein → MKKYIKSKQYINFLIKHSKKIEKRNLLHNRKRKEFNKSLIGKSNVELSLKKQNRQFEILNAPKNFSLLKYTEETIEFINILKVKYDKSKKVYVNLQNIEYLDYSAVTVLLSVMFKFKSKGIEFNGNFPLKPELKALLINSGFLKYLTKPIGNRVEYSIGNQNQIFTRANKKVNPELGFAVMKEASNTIWGKPRTCKGLQRVLLELMQNTNNHADLSQKGTQHWWLSVNHNINEKKVSFVFVDYGIGIFESLKQKPSDNKWFGWTEKIKNRLKYGSNDEILKLLLNGDLHLTVTGQHFRGKGLPGVKQVFDRNQISNLHIISNDVFAGVPKKRYKKLSNDFHGTFVYWEITKKNENMDWIGEV, encoded by the coding sequence ATGAAAAAGTATATTAAATCAAAACAGTATATAAATTTTCTAATAAAACATTCTAAAAAAATAGAAAAGCGAAACTTACTTCATAATAGAAAAAGGAAAGAGTTTAATAAATCATTAATAGGAAAATCAAATGTAGAGCTAAGTTTAAAAAAGCAAAACAGACAATTTGAAATTTTGAATGCACCTAAAAACTTTTCACTCTTAAAATATACAGAGGAAACCATTGAATTTATAAATATTCTTAAAGTAAAATATGACAAAAGTAAAAAGGTATATGTAAACCTTCAAAATATTGAGTATTTAGATTATTCAGCTGTAACTGTTTTACTTTCTGTAATGTTTAAATTCAAATCAAAAGGAATCGAATTCAATGGTAATTTTCCATTAAAACCGGAATTAAAGGCTCTTCTAATAAATTCTGGTTTTCTAAAGTATCTAACCAAACCGATTGGGAACCGAGTCGAATATTCAATAGGCAACCAGAATCAAATTTTCACAAGAGCCAATAAGAAAGTGAATCCAGAATTGGGCTTTGCTGTAATGAAAGAAGCTTCTAATACTATCTGGGGAAAACCTCGCACTTGTAAGGGTCTTCAGAGAGTTTTACTAGAACTAATGCAAAACACCAATAATCATGCAGATCTAAGTCAAAAAGGAACTCAACATTGGTGGCTATCTGTGAACCACAATATTAATGAGAAAAAGGTATCGTTTGTCTTTGTTGACTATGGAATTGGAATTTTTGAAAGTTTAAAACAAAAACCATCAGATAATAAGTGGTTTGGTTGGACTGAAAAGATAAAAAATCGATTAAAATATGGATCAAATGATGAAATTCTCAAACTACTGTTAAATGGAGACCTACATTTAACAGTTACGGGACAGCATTTCCGGGGAAAGGGATTACCCGGCGTTAAACAAGTATTCGACCGAAACCAAATTAGCAATCTCCATATCATTAGTAACGATGTTTTTGCTGGTGTACCAAAAAAAAGATATAAAAAACTTTCCAATGATTTTCATGGCACATTTGTATATTGGGAAATTACTAAAAAGAACGAAAATATGGATTGGATTGGAGAAGTATGA
- a CDS encoding STAS-like domain-containing protein, translating to MNEVVLKIKEFSITPGTRHIDEGPFSGEEFRINVLTDKYREAKNNNKKLLIDLDGTIGYGTSWLEEAFGGLAREWDKEDILSRISFISNEEPYLIEDIIGYIKNA from the coding sequence ATGAACGAAGTAGTCCTAAAAATCAAAGAATTTTCTATAACGCCAGGAACTAGGCACATTGACGAAGGCCCGTTCTCTGGCGAGGAGTTCAGAATTAATGTTCTAACGGACAAATATAGAGAGGCAAAAAATAATAATAAAAAACTATTAATTGACCTGGATGGAACAATTGGGTATGGAACATCTTGGCTAGAGGAAGCATTCGGAGGATTAGCAAGAGAGTGGGATAAAGAAGATATTCTAAGCCGCATCTCATTTATCTCAAACGAAGAACCATATCTTATTGAGGACATCATAGGTTATATTAAAAATGCGTAG
- a CDS encoding DUF4468 domain-containing protein: MKTKNRISKYIIFLFIFSCATLPREKRIVTSVYDTNADKNSAFDRANNWLIKSIGNANLAVQLREKEKGRIISNGSLNCRELNGMTYGIAEKQKIDFTFDFTAKDNKVRIVFGDITHTSIAGNGMTYNLGPTSESQINEIDKTCFEPIKKELLDAINGKSAIFIPDDF; encoded by the coding sequence ATGAAAACAAAGAACAGAATATCTAAATACATAATATTTTTATTTATCTTTAGTTGTGCAACATTACCCAGAGAAAAGAGAATTGTCACATCAGTTTACGATACAAATGCAGATAAAAATTCAGCATTTGATAGAGCAAATAATTGGCTAATTAAATCAATTGGTAATGCAAATTTAGCTGTCCAGCTAAGAGAAAAGGAAAAGGGACGAATAATTTCTAATGGAAGTTTAAATTGTAGAGAATTAAATGGCATGACTTATGGCATAGCAGAAAAGCAGAAAATAGATTTTACATTCGATTTTACAGCCAAGGATAATAAAGTAAGAATTGTATTTGGTGATATAACACATACAAGTATTGCTGGCAATGGAATGACTTATAATTTAGGACCTACTTCCGAAAGTCAAATTAACGAAATAGATAAAACATGTTTTGAGCCAATTAAAAAAGAATTACTTGATGCAATAAATGGAAAATCAGCTATTTTTATACCAGATGATTTCTAG
- a CDS encoding FRG domain-containing protein — MQQIIEINCTDINDFRFKLNHDSNFKKKVFRGVSNSSYKLETTYERLFLNTNTKEIDRSKHSEAIEYKLFSEILKHEKIQPTEFQFAPLDKMMEILTKMQHHGAPTRLMDWTHDPNIALYFASKSDNNAPDLAVYCLDIDALRNIESCLNIVEENEDWSGIYEKLTESQRFFTNRELEANYYLLKPGMTERIDKQKGLFIFTGNGYFDFTHNLYNSRFNHIKRNVIKKYIIPKTQEIRQNIRRELSEEFNIDDLSLFPGTNYPTKELELVARQFIKRIFPL, encoded by the coding sequence ATGCAACAAATTATAGAAATTAATTGTACCGATATAAACGATTTTAGATTTAAGCTAAACCACGATAGTAACTTTAAAAAAAAGGTATTTCGAGGTGTTTCAAATTCAAGCTATAAACTCGAAACAACTTATGAAAGATTATTTCTTAATACTAATACCAAAGAGATAGATCGTTCGAAGCATTCTGAAGCTATAGAATATAAACTTTTTTCGGAAATTTTGAAACATGAAAAAATTCAACCAACGGAATTTCAATTTGCACCTCTAGATAAAATGATGGAAATCCTAACAAAAATGCAACATCACGGTGCTCCAACACGATTAATGGACTGGACACATGATCCAAATATTGCTCTCTATTTTGCTAGCAAATCGGACAATAATGCTCCTGATTTGGCAGTCTATTGTTTAGATATAGATGCATTAAGAAATATAGAAAGTTGTTTAAATATTGTTGAAGAAAATGAAGATTGGAGTGGAATATATGAAAAACTAACTGAATCTCAACGCTTCTTTACAAATAGAGAATTAGAAGCAAATTATTATTTACTAAAACCAGGTATGACAGAACGAATAGACAAACAAAAAGGACTGTTTATTTTCACTGGGAATGGTTATTTTGATTTTACACATAATTTATATAACAGTAGATTCAACCACATAAAAAGAAATGTGATCAAAAAATACATTATACCCAAAACTCAGGAAATCAGGCAAAATATTCGAAGAGAGCTATCTGAGGAATTTAATATAGATGACTTATCTCTATTTCCGGGAACGAATTATCCTACCAAAGAGTTAGAATTAGTAGCACGCCAATTTATAAAAAGAATCTTCCCTCTGTGA
- a CDS encoding helix-turn-helix domain-containing protein, protein MRRANFLPSKLKEIREIRGYTQIALALEIKKSKNSISLYEKGECIPESSTIYELSLALKVPVNYFFTSSINKIIHISPIFFRRLLSSNKSHRIMAMRRTAWLAEIFAILNDYLAFPKNKLFALKENKTINYSADFIENIALEVRNHFGIGSNPIGNLINILEFHGVIFGNFSITNTLDAFSVWLNINSEERPFILLDQIKDSPARIRFNCAHELGHLILHRNLKSTILEEKDQLDIIERQADHFASAFLLPKSTFLKSLKTNFGLNDLLSMKKEWGVSVQAMIMRAYQLNIINENQKSYFFRKINYLGYTKRDPIDDLLPMENPILIKAGIKKLLEKDISIVSNISKELPINLEDIADLTGIELEILKQSNFKSNIENDNVIDLSLMKQLRKV, encoded by the coding sequence ATGAGGAGAGCTAATTTTTTACCTAGTAAATTAAAAGAAATTCGTGAAATTAGGGGCTATACTCAAATAGCCCTAGCTTTAGAAATTAAAAAATCAAAAAACTCCATTTCTTTATATGAAAAAGGGGAATGCATTCCTGAATCATCAACGATTTATGAACTTTCGTTAGCACTAAAAGTCCCAGTAAATTATTTTTTTACTTCTAGCATAAATAAAATTATACACATCTCTCCAATTTTCTTCCGTCGTTTACTTTCATCGAATAAATCACATCGAATTATGGCAATGCGTAGAACTGCATGGTTAGCTGAAATTTTTGCCATACTAAATGATTATTTGGCATTTCCTAAAAATAAATTATTTGCACTAAAAGAAAACAAAACTATCAATTATTCAGCCGATTTTATAGAAAATATAGCATTAGAAGTGAGAAATCATTTTGGCATAGGAAGTAATCCTATTGGGAATTTAATAAATATACTTGAATTCCATGGAGTTATTTTTGGGAACTTCTCAATCACGAATACTCTTGACGCTTTCTCAGTTTGGCTTAACATAAATTCAGAAGAAAGACCCTTTATTCTACTCGATCAAATAAAAGATTCTCCAGCTAGAATTAGATTCAATTGTGCTCACGAATTAGGTCATTTAATTTTGCATCGAAATTTAAAATCAACTATTCTTGAAGAAAAGGATCAATTAGATATTATTGAAAGACAAGCAGATCATTTCGCAAGTGCCTTTCTTCTTCCTAAATCAACATTCCTTAAAAGCTTAAAGACAAATTTTGGACTAAATGATCTTTTGAGTATGAAAAAGGAATGGGGCGTATCAGTGCAAGCAATGATAATGCGGGCATACCAGCTAAATATTATTAATGAAAATCAAAAAAGCTATTTTTTTAGAAAAATTAATTACTTAGGATATACCAAAAGAGATCCAATTGATGATCTTCTTCCTATGGAAAACCCGATTCTGATTAAAGCAGGAATAAAAAAACTTTTAGAAAAAGACATCTCAATTGTATCAAACATCAGTAAAGAATTACCTATTAATTTAGAAGATATTGCTGATCTAACTGGGATAGAATTAGAAATCCTAAAGCAAAGTAATTTCAAATCTAATATTGAAAATGATAACGTTATTGACCTCTCCTTAATGAAACAGTTACGAAAAGTCTGA
- a CDS encoding helix-turn-helix domain-containing protein — protein MDITKTKLGLIRKLQSKIKEERSSLREIESITGISKSQIHKIITNEDTNCSLEHILLLCVKLNIPFEIKNNEKS, from the coding sequence ATGGATATTACCAAGACTAAATTAGGCTTAATTCGAAAACTTCAGAGTAAAATCAAAGAAGAAAGAAGCTCTCTGAGAGAAATCGAATCTATTACGGGAATATCCAAATCGCAAATTCACAAAATAATAACAAACGAAGACACAAATTGTTCCCTAGAACACATTTTATTACTTTGTGTTAAGCTCAACATTCCGTTTGAAATTAAAAATAACGAAAAATCCTAA
- a CDS encoding site-specific integrase → MLMKNLKTLFLKTESNQRFSNKLKNIENAYGTMIGKGLTDQTMHSLAERFSSPKTEKEYRDRVIFLLASSTALRAKELVSLRFSSIIESPEGEKIVRYVKKGGSVGYAVILEEILEEVRKYHESCDICSDYFILTLLMKNRKERIPLSTRGLQMIIGNWDVKTAAGKKIHPHSIRHTVGQKIFDQFGSIAAQKILGHTSPNTTSNFYTRPYFNPGNSLLWYQPKQRV, encoded by the coding sequence ATGTTAATGAAAAATTTAAAAACACTCTTTTTAAAAACAGAAAGTAATCAAAGATTTTCCAACAAACTTAAGAATATTGAGAACGCGTATGGGACGATGATTGGTAAAGGACTTACTGATCAAACGATGCACTCTCTAGCAGAGCGTTTCTCTTCGCCAAAAACTGAAAAAGAGTATCGTGATAGGGTTATCTTTCTTCTCGCTTCTTCAACTGCTTTGAGAGCAAAGGAATTAGTTAGCTTACGGTTTTCAAGCATTATCGAATCTCCGGAAGGAGAGAAGATTGTCAGATATGTAAAGAAAGGTGGATCGGTGGGCTATGCGGTCATTTTAGAAGAAATACTGGAAGAAGTCAGAAAGTATCATGAAAGCTGTGATATTTGCTCAGATTACTTTATTTTAACTCTTTTGATGAAGAATAGAAAAGAGAGAATTCCTCTCTCTACACGTGGTTTACAGATGATAATTGGAAATTGGGATGTAAAGACTGCTGCAGGTAAGAAAATACATCCTCATTCCATCCGTCACACTGTTGGGCAGAAAATATTTGATCAATTTGGATCAATCGCAGCCCAAAAAATCTTAGGCCACACATCTCCTAATACGACTTCAAACTTTTACACTCGTCCTTATTTCAATCCAGGAAACTCTCTACTCTGGTATCAGCCAAAGCAAAGAGTCTAA
- a CDS encoding HipA domain-containing protein, with product MKFCLLCAKESERDFHPQCSKLLFGKNQIPEFDIDLKSIFDLAKINIESRISVAGVQSKVSLDLDDSQNNHSRLTIVGIKGDFILKPPSDDFAHLPENEHLTMLLAKEFSFSVAISSLIRLKSGELAYITKRFDREKNTKVAQEDFCQLTERLTEDKYKGSYESIGRWIKKNTTSPGIDVVRFFEMIVFSFLTGNSDMHLKNFSIQTDLEGRIKLAPAYDLLAVKLFFKEDNEELALTLNGKKNKIELEDFRAFGRTIGLSDAVIDRTLKNIEMKVPLLVDTIKEYPFWQSGTEDYVKLVEERAKRLGW from the coding sequence ATGAAATTTTGTTTACTATGTGCAAAGGAAAGTGAAAGAGACTTTCATCCTCAATGTAGTAAACTTTTGTTCGGGAAAAATCAGATACCTGAATTTGATATTGATCTGAAATCGATATTTGATTTGGCGAAGATCAACATTGAGTCAAGAATAAGTGTAGCTGGAGTTCAGTCAAAAGTATCACTTGATCTCGACGATTCTCAAAATAATCACTCAAGACTCACTATTGTTGGCATTAAGGGTGATTTTATTCTCAAACCTCCTTCAGATGATTTTGCACATTTACCTGAAAACGAACATCTTACGATGTTACTAGCTAAGGAATTTTCCTTTTCTGTGGCCATTTCATCTCTTATTAGATTGAAATCAGGAGAGTTAGCTTATATCACAAAAAGATTTGATCGGGAAAAGAACACGAAAGTTGCCCAGGAAGATTTTTGCCAATTAACAGAAAGACTGACAGAAGATAAATACAAAGGATCTTATGAGTCAATTGGTCGTTGGATCAAAAAAAATACTACATCACCTGGTATTGATGTAGTTCGCTTTTTTGAAATGATCGTTTTCTCTTTTCTAACTGGAAATTCCGACATGCACTTAAAGAACTTTTCGATTCAAACTGATTTAGAGGGTCGAATTAAATTGGCTCCTGCATATGATTTATTGGCTGTGAAGTTATTTTTTAAGGAAGATAACGAAGAACTTGCCCTGACCTTGAATGGTAAGAAAAATAAGATAGAATTAGAAGATTTTAGGGCTTTTGGGAGAACAATTGGTCTTTCAGATGCAGTTATAGATAGAACTCTCAAGAATATTGAGATGAAAGTTCCATTGCTCGTGGATACGATTAAAGAATACCCATTTTGGCAATCAGGGACTGAAGATTATGTGAAATTGGTGGAAGAGAGAGCGAAGAGGCTAGGTTGGTAG